One Telluria mixta DNA window includes the following coding sequences:
- a CDS encoding IS4 family transposase — protein MFNVNPFSIMALQLDLDYSASLTPQEFDRFASLIDPAWIDEALQQTGTVSVRRRRLPADRMVWLVIGLALFRNEPIWHIVKQLDLADGPAASTPVPSASVAGRERLGEAPLEWLFKRTASCWGERAPAESALFHGLRSYAVDGVVWSVPSTPENEREFGRPRGGDGRDGAWPQLRAVCLMDTHSHLLRAVDFGECQTGELSYAKTLIQAAPDNSLTIFDRAYFSAAFLLDWQRSGLQKHWLIRTKTSLCYEVVCQVAPGDCLVRLPVSPQARRQHPDLPSHWQARLIECTVGGQPRRFLTSLCDAHRFPARDVAAHYVQRWEIELGFREMKQGMLKKAPVLRSRLPELVRQEVWGMLIAYNLLRHEIAQMATELNVPPQRLSFQWLALAIVTALYHWPLETPGTFPKRLASLREQARAYLLPERRTRSYPRTIKSRKSKYPTKHASPD, from the coding sequence ATGTTCAACGTAAATCCGTTTTCTATCATGGCTCTGCAACTTGACCTGGATTACTCGGCCTCGCTGACGCCGCAGGAATTTGACCGTTTCGCCAGCCTTATCGATCCGGCGTGGATCGATGAGGCTTTGCAACAGACTGGCACTGTGTCGGTGCGTCGTCGTCGGTTACCGGCCGATCGGATGGTCTGGCTGGTAATTGGACTGGCATTGTTTCGAAACGAGCCGATCTGGCATATCGTCAAACAGCTCGATCTTGCCGATGGCCCGGCAGCCAGCACACCTGTCCCCAGTGCTTCAGTGGCGGGGCGTGAGCGTTTAGGCGAAGCCCCATTGGAATGGCTGTTCAAGCGGACGGCAAGCTGCTGGGGTGAGCGTGCCCCAGCGGAGAGTGCGCTGTTTCATGGCCTGCGCAGTTATGCTGTTGATGGCGTGGTCTGGTCGGTGCCGAGCACGCCAGAAAACGAAAGGGAGTTTGGCCGGCCCCGGGGAGGTGACGGACGTGATGGCGCTTGGCCGCAATTGCGTGCCGTCTGCCTGATGGATACCCACAGTCACCTGCTGCGCGCCGTCGACTTCGGAGAGTGCCAGACAGGTGAGCTGAGCTATGCAAAGACACTGATACAGGCTGCGCCTGATAACTCGCTCACGATTTTTGATCGAGCCTATTTCTCGGCCGCGTTTCTACTGGACTGGCAACGGTCGGGCCTGCAAAAGCATTGGCTGATACGCACCAAAACCTCGCTGTGTTATGAGGTAGTCTGCCAGGTGGCTCCCGGTGACTGTCTGGTACGGCTTCCCGTCTCACCTCAGGCGCGTCGGCAGCATCCGGATCTTCCCTCGCACTGGCAGGCTAGACTGATCGAATGCACGGTGGGCGGACAGCCTCGACGATTTCTCACCTCGCTGTGCGATGCGCATCGTTTCCCCGCGCGTGACGTCGCCGCACACTACGTGCAGCGATGGGAGATCGAACTCGGTTTCAGGGAAATGAAGCAAGGCATGCTGAAAAAAGCGCCTGTCCTGCGCAGCAGGCTGCCGGAACTCGTGCGCCAGGAAGTATGGGGAATGTTGATCGCCTACAACCTGCTGCGCCATGAAATTGCCCAGATGGCCACTGAACTGAACGTGCCACCGCAGCGCCTCAGCTTCCAATGGCTGGCCCTGGCCATCGTTACCGCGCTGTACCACTGGCCGCTCGAAACACCCGGCACCTTCCCCAAGCGATTGGCATCGCTACGTGAACAAGCACGTGCCTACCTTCTACCAGAGCGACGAACACGCTCATATCCGAGAACAATAAAATCCAGGAAATCCAAGTACCCAACAAAACATGCCAGCCCCGATTAA
- the pulA gene encoding pullulanase-type alpha-1,6-glucosidase, which translates to MAACASVLLAGCGAGDTGQQATQSGTRLLATSAAAATPVAPGSIRMHFHRVQNDTAQWGVYSWDGPQHPSSAWITDRFMFTNSDGFGGYVDIPLAAGKSAIWFLVTDGNGSKNCGADQHADLNADVATKGQEVWMLEGDCTVYVAQPALSFGNLAFANAQWLTSTTLAWPGVPTGGSYKLFHAANGGLVPTPGGANGLTGAEVAFDLTVSALPDALRQKYPHLAGATGLRLKDADAAKVAAMVSGQFAIAQYDGSGNLVQVTSLQTAGLLDDLFAAQAAQAQLGVTFDRSGRATFRVWAPTAKSVALNLYASANATTASTVPMTRDPASGVWSATSNDPTLANRAYYTYTVQVLSRWADNKIVTNTVTDPYSLSLSANSARSFVANLDSPQLKPAGWDDQRIPKLDAPTDIALYELHIRDFSASDATVPAAHRGKYLAFTDDDANGMRHLKSLQKAGMTHIHLLPSFDIASVNEKGCVAPAIPNAAADSTAQQAAIAAVADADCFNWGYDPVHYSAPEGSYATDADDGAVRVREFRAMVQALHETGLRVTMDVVYNHTSQSQQGPLSVLDRIVPTYYYRLANDGHILNDSCCADTAQENAMMGKLIIDSVSLWARQYKVDSFRFDIMGFTPLDLLKRLQASVNQAAGRDIYLYGEAWNFGSVGNDARFVQARQANMAGTGIGSFNDRIRDTVRGGGCCDGGQALISQQGFINGVYTDPNALSTQTRDDALRLADLVRVALSGTLRDYRFTDRFGNVRTNAQIDYFGQQAGFAANPAETINYIEAHDNQTLFDINAFRLPQSTPLSDRVRVQTLGAAINVLAQGIPFFHAGQEILRSKSLDRDSYNAGDWFNKLDYSYASNNFGVGLPMAGQNQDNWSLMSPVLTNPLIKPDTRAILAAKNAFEDFLAIRTDSTLFRLRTAQDVIDRLKFYNVGPDQVPGLVALSIDGTRYPGAQYKAVAVVFNVDKIPKTITIPELKGRKLQLHRIQKNGSDELVKASYFERNSGTFAIPARTAAVFVQNAND; encoded by the coding sequence GTGGCCGCTTGCGCCAGCGTGCTGCTGGCCGGTTGCGGCGCGGGTGATACGGGCCAGCAGGCCACCCAGTCCGGCACCCGGCTGCTTGCAACCAGCGCCGCCGCGGCCACGCCCGTCGCGCCAGGCAGCATCCGCATGCACTTCCACCGCGTCCAGAACGACACCGCCCAGTGGGGCGTCTATTCGTGGGACGGCCCGCAGCATCCCAGCTCGGCGTGGATCACCGACCGCTTCATGTTCACGAACAGCGACGGCTTCGGCGGCTACGTCGATATTCCGCTGGCGGCCGGCAAGAGCGCGATCTGGTTCCTCGTCACCGACGGCAACGGCAGCAAGAACTGCGGTGCCGACCAGCACGCCGACCTGAATGCCGATGTCGCCACCAAGGGCCAGGAGGTCTGGATGCTGGAAGGCGACTGCACCGTGTATGTGGCCCAGCCGGCACTCAGCTTCGGCAACTTGGCGTTTGCCAACGCGCAGTGGCTTACCAGCACCACGCTGGCCTGGCCGGGCGTGCCGACGGGCGGCAGCTACAAACTGTTCCATGCCGCGAACGGCGGCCTGGTGCCGACCCCGGGCGGTGCCAATGGCCTGACGGGCGCGGAAGTCGCCTTCGATTTGACCGTGTCCGCACTGCCGGACGCGCTCCGCCAGAAATACCCGCACCTGGCCGGCGCCACCGGCCTGCGCCTGAAGGACGCCGACGCGGCCAAGGTGGCGGCTATGGTCAGCGGCCAGTTCGCCATCGCCCAGTACGACGGCAGCGGCAACCTCGTGCAGGTGACGTCGCTGCAGACGGCCGGCCTGCTGGACGATTTGTTCGCGGCGCAGGCGGCGCAAGCCCAGCTGGGTGTGACGTTCGACCGCAGCGGCCGCGCGACATTCCGCGTGTGGGCGCCGACGGCGAAATCCGTCGCGCTGAACCTGTACGCGAGCGCGAACGCGACGACCGCCTCGACGGTCCCGATGACGCGCGACCCGGCCAGCGGCGTGTGGAGCGCCACGTCCAACGACCCGACGCTCGCCAACCGCGCCTACTACACGTACACGGTGCAGGTGCTGTCGCGCTGGGCCGACAACAAGATCGTGACGAACACCGTGACCGATCCGTACTCGCTGAGCCTTTCGGCGAACAGCGCGCGCAGCTTCGTCGCGAACCTCGACAGCCCGCAACTGAAGCCGGCCGGCTGGGACGACCAGCGCATCCCGAAGCTCGACGCGCCCACCGACATCGCGCTGTACGAGCTGCACATCCGCGACTTCTCGGCTTCCGACGCCACCGTGCCGGCCGCCCACCGCGGCAAATACCTGGCCTTCACGGACGATGACGCCAACGGCATGCGCCACCTGAAATCGCTGCAGAAGGCGGGCATGACGCACATTCACCTGCTGCCGAGCTTCGATATCGCCAGCGTCAACGAGAAGGGCTGCGTCGCGCCGGCCATCCCGAATGCAGCGGCCGATTCGACCGCGCAGCAGGCTGCGATCGCCGCCGTCGCGGACGCGGATTGCTTCAACTGGGGCTACGACCCGGTGCATTACAGCGCGCCGGAAGGCAGTTATGCGACGGATGCCGACGACGGCGCCGTGCGCGTGCGCGAGTTCCGCGCGATGGTACAGGCGCTGCACGAGACCGGCCTGCGCGTGACGATGGACGTCGTGTACAACCACACGAGCCAGTCGCAGCAAGGCCCGCTGTCGGTCCTCGACCGCATCGTGCCGACCTATTACTACCGCTTGGCCAACGACGGCCACATCCTGAACGACAGCTGCTGCGCCGACACCGCGCAGGAAAACGCCATGATGGGCAAGCTGATCATCGATTCCGTGTCGCTGTGGGCGCGCCAGTACAAGGTCGACAGCTTCCGCTTCGACATCATGGGCTTCACGCCGCTGGACCTGCTGAAACGCCTGCAGGCGAGCGTCAACCAGGCCGCCGGCCGCGACATCTACCTGTACGGCGAGGCGTGGAACTTCGGCAGCGTCGGCAACGACGCGCGCTTCGTGCAGGCGCGCCAGGCCAACATGGCGGGCACCGGCATCGGTTCTTTCAACGACCGCATCCGCGACACCGTGCGCGGCGGCGGTTGCTGCGACGGCGGCCAGGCCTTGATCAGCCAGCAGGGCTTCATCAACGGCGTCTACACGGACCCGAACGCATTGTCGACGCAGACGCGCGACGATGCGCTGCGCCTCGCGGACCTCGTGCGCGTCGCGCTGTCCGGCACGCTGCGCGACTACCGCTTCACGGACCGCTTCGGCAATGTCCGCACGAACGCGCAGATCGATTACTTCGGCCAGCAGGCCGGCTTCGCGGCGAATCCGGCCGAGACGATCAACTACATCGAGGCACACGACAACCAGACGCTGTTCGACATCAACGCGTTCCGCCTGCCGCAATCGACGCCGCTGTCCGACCGTGTGCGCGTGCAGACCCTCGGTGCCGCGATCAACGTGCTGGCGCAGGGCATCCCGTTCTTCCACGCCGGCCAGGAAATCCTGCGCTCGAAATCGCTCGACCGCGACAGCTACAACGCGGGCGACTGGTTCAACAAGCTGGATTACAGCTACGCGTCGAATAACTTCGGCGTCGGCCTGCCGATGGCGGGGCAGAACCAGGACAACTGGTCGCTGATGTCGCCGGTGCTCACCAACCCGCTGATCAAGCCGGACACGCGCGCGATCCTCGCCGCGAAGAACGCGTTCGAAGACTTCCTCGCGATCCGCACGGACAGCACGCTGTTCCGCCTGCGCACGGCGCAGGACGTGATCGACCGTTTGAAGTTCTATAACGTCGGACCGGACCAGGTGCCGGGCCTCGTCGCGCTGAGCATCGACGGTACGCGCTATCCGGGCGCGCAGTACAAGGCGGTCGCCGTCGTGTTCAACGTCGACAAGATCCCGAAGACCATCACGATCCCGGAACTGAAGGGCCGCAAGCTGCAGCTGCACCGCATCCAGAAGAACGGCAGCGACGAACTGGTGAAGGCGTCGTACTTCGAGCGCAACAGCGGCACGTTCGCGATCCCGGCGCGCACCGCGGCCGTGTTCGTGCAGAACGCGAACGACTGA
- a CDS encoding GspE/PulE family protein, producing MSDDFVDQQTGERRVDRRAPDDTARRLDFQRRLQAITTRIHATANLDQIMLDLGQDFCGLFDADRFTLYAVTPAQDALVAKVKTGLSEIRHLQLPIGPGSIAGFVALARLTVNIADVYDEAELRRLAPTLRFQRGVDQRTGYRTREMLVAPLIDAGGALLGVIQFINHRSGGPFPQLCLDGIKQLCDTLAVAFSQRLRAPLPRGRYDALVTRAVLAVQELELATRLARERDADIEDVLLSDFHLKPAQIGEALSAYCGLPYEPFRADRVKPVELLRNLKPQYALEHGWLPLEDGPDGLVLMALDPERVAASHIAAQVFGRARIAWRVTTRHDLNQTVAQFFGAAAADDGSVGELLSNLAEDSDPDEDADGGGTEVSAAVENELVKLLNRIIVDAHRQGASDIHIEPQPGRGKTGIRFRKDGVLVPYIEIPASYRNALVARVKIMCDLDISERRKPQDGKIRFRKYGPLDIELRVATIPSSGGVEDIVMRILQAGEPIPLDALGILPHNLARLKAAVAKPYGLFFVCGPTGSGKTTTLHSILAHLNTPETKIWTAEDPVEITQKGLRQVQVNRKTGLDFATVMRAFLRADPDVIMVGEMRDRETVSTGIEASLTGHLVFSTLHTNSAPESVVRLLDMGMDPFNFADALLGILAQRLARRLCTACRQAYHPDDAEVEALLDEYCEELRGQDSYKTDPQTARAAVLAGWRQRHGDATGRFTLYRAVGCAECNKGYRGRVGLHELMLGSERIKRLLTEHARVAELLAAALEDGMLTLKMDGIEKILGGVTDIKMVRAVCIK from the coding sequence ATGAGCGACGATTTCGTGGATCAGCAGACAGGAGAACGGCGGGTCGACCGGCGCGCGCCCGACGACACGGCGCGGCGGCTCGACTTCCAGCGCCGCCTGCAGGCCATCACCACGAGGATCCACGCCACCGCCAACCTGGACCAGATCATGCTCGACCTGGGCCAGGATTTCTGCGGCCTGTTCGATGCCGACCGTTTTACCCTGTACGCCGTCACGCCGGCGCAGGACGCCCTCGTCGCCAAGGTCAAGACCGGCCTGTCCGAAATCCGCCACCTGCAGCTGCCGATCGGGCCGGGCTCCATCGCCGGCTTCGTGGCGCTGGCACGCCTGACCGTCAACATCGCCGACGTCTACGACGAAGCCGAGCTGCGGCGCCTGGCGCCCACGCTGCGCTTCCAGCGCGGCGTCGACCAGCGCACGGGCTACCGCACGCGCGAGATGCTGGTGGCGCCGCTGATCGACGCGGGCGGCGCGCTGCTCGGCGTCATCCAGTTCATCAACCACCGTTCCGGCGGCCCCTTCCCCCAGCTGTGCCTGGACGGCATCAAGCAGTTGTGCGACACCCTGGCCGTCGCATTCAGCCAGCGCCTGCGCGCCCCGCTGCCGCGCGGCCGCTACGACGCCCTCGTCACGCGTGCGGTCCTCGCCGTGCAGGAACTGGAACTGGCCACGCGCCTCGCGCGCGAGCGCGACGCCGACATCGAGGACGTGCTGCTGTCCGACTTCCACCTGAAGCCGGCCCAGATCGGCGAGGCGTTGTCGGCGTACTGCGGCCTGCCCTACGAACCGTTCCGCGCCGACCGCGTGAAGCCCGTCGAGCTGCTGCGCAACCTGAAGCCGCAGTACGCGCTCGAACACGGCTGGCTGCCGCTGGAGGATGGTCCCGACGGCCTCGTGCTGATGGCGCTCGACCCGGAGCGCGTGGCCGCCAGCCACATCGCCGCACAGGTGTTCGGCCGCGCGCGCATCGCGTGGCGCGTGACGACCCGCCACGACCTCAACCAGACGGTGGCCCAGTTCTTCGGCGCCGCCGCGGCCGACGATGGAAGTGTCGGCGAACTGCTGTCGAACCTGGCGGAGGACAGCGATCCGGACGAGGATGCGGACGGCGGCGGCACCGAGGTCTCGGCCGCCGTCGAGAACGAGCTGGTCAAGCTGCTGAACCGGATCATCGTCGACGCGCATCGCCAGGGCGCGTCCGACATCCACATCGAACCCCAGCCGGGCCGCGGCAAGACGGGCATCCGCTTCCGCAAGGACGGCGTGCTGGTGCCGTACATCGAGATCCCGGCCAGCTACCGCAACGCCCTCGTCGCACGTGTCAAAATCATGTGCGACCTCGACATCTCCGAGCGGCGCAAGCCGCAGGACGGCAAGATCCGCTTCCGCAAGTACGGCCCGCTCGACATCGAACTGCGCGTGGCGACGATCCCGTCCAGCGGCGGCGTCGAGGACATCGTGATGCGCATCCTGCAAGCGGGCGAGCCGATCCCGCTCGACGCACTGGGCATCCTGCCGCACAACCTGGCGCGCCTGAAGGCCGCCGTCGCCAAGCCGTACGGCCTGTTCTTCGTGTGCGGGCCGACCGGCTCGGGCAAGACCACGACCCTGCACTCGATCCTGGCGCACCTGAATACGCCGGAGACCAAGATCTGGACGGCCGAGGACCCGGTCGAGATCACCCAGAAGGGCCTGCGCCAGGTGCAGGTCAACCGCAAGACGGGCCTCGACTTCGCCACCGTCATGCGTGCCTTCCTGCGTGCCGATCCGGATGTGATCATGGTCGGCGAGATGCGCGACCGCGAGACCGTCAGCACGGGCATCGAAGCGTCGCTGACGGGCCACCTCGTGTTCTCGACCCTGCACACGAACAGCGCGCCGGAATCCGTCGTGCGCCTGCTCGACATGGGCATGGACCCCTTCAATTTTGCCGACGCCCTGCTGGGCATCCTGGCGCAGCGTCTGGCGCGCCGCCTGTGCACCGCGTGCCGCCAGGCCTACCACCCCGACGACGCCGAGGTGGAAGCGCTGCTCGACGAATACTGCGAGGAGTTGCGCGGCCAGGATTCTTACAAGACGGACCCGCAGACCGCGCGCGCGGCCGTGCTGGCCGGCTGGCGCCAGCGCCACGGCGATGCCACGGGACGCTTCACGCTGTACCGTGCCGTGGGCTGCGCCGAGTGCAACAAGGGATACCGCGGGCGCGTCGGCCTGCATGAATTGATGCTGGGCAGCGAGCGTATCAAGCGCCTGCTGACCGAGCACGCGCGCGTGGCCGAACTGCTCGCGGCCGCGCTGGAGGACGGGATGCTGACCCTGAAAATGGACGGCATCGAGAAGATCCTGGGCGGCGTCACCGACATCAAGATGGTGCGCGCCGTTTGCATCAAATGA
- a CDS encoding MBL fold metallo-hydrolase — MKFRFWGVRGSIPSPGPRTVRYGGNTTCIEVRGDDGTLVVLDAGTGIYALAQDLMRRRAEDGAPVHANIFITHSHWDHIHGLPFFTPLFVKGTRVCLHGVHDPVTGQGIEHVMGVQLQNSYFPVSEERMDATIDYRTLEIGVPHAVGDVVVHNVVMNHPVTNLGYRVECNGRAMFFTGDHEPFFNPHAPGSAAYDTAQREIERREREIERTMEGVDALVADCSYTVEEYPAKQGWGHGTFDGAIALALKVGARSLVCTHHEPTRSDDELEAVFAQAVARWQDRLNGLAVTLAYEGLEMEL, encoded by the coding sequence ATGAAATTCAGATTCTGGGGAGTACGCGGATCGATCCCGTCCCCCGGGCCGCGTACCGTGCGCTACGGCGGCAACACCACGTGCATCGAGGTGCGCGGCGACGACGGCACCCTCGTGGTGCTGGACGCCGGCACGGGGATCTACGCGCTCGCCCAGGACCTGATGCGCCGGCGCGCGGAAGACGGCGCGCCCGTGCACGCCAACATCTTCATCACGCACAGCCATTGGGATCACATCCACGGCCTGCCCTTCTTCACGCCGCTGTTCGTGAAGGGCACGCGCGTATGCCTGCACGGTGTCCACGATCCCGTCACGGGCCAGGGCATCGAGCACGTGATGGGCGTGCAGCTGCAGAACAGCTACTTCCCCGTCAGCGAGGAACGCATGGATGCCACGATCGACTACCGGACACTGGAGATCGGCGTGCCGCACGCGGTCGGCGACGTGGTCGTGCACAACGTCGTGATGAACCACCCCGTGACGAACCTCGGCTACCGCGTGGAATGCAACGGCCGCGCCATGTTCTTCACGGGCGACCACGAACCCTTCTTCAATCCGCACGCCCCCGGCAGCGCGGCGTACGACACGGCGCAGCGCGAAATCGAACGGCGCGAGCGCGAGATCGAGCGCACAATGGAAGGCGTCGACGCGCTCGTCGCCGACTGCTCTTACACCGTGGAGGAATATCCGGCCAAGCAGGGCTGGGGCCACGGCACGTTCGACGGCGCCATCGCGCTGGCGCTGAAGGTCGGCGCGCGCAGCCTGGTCTGCACCCACCACGAGCCGACCCGCTCGGACGACGAGCTGGAAGCCGTGTTCGCGCAGGCCGTCGCACGCTGGCAGGACAGGTTGAACGGCCTCGCCGTGACACTGGCTTACGAAGGCCTGGAAATGGAGCTCTGA
- a CDS encoding HD family phosphohydrolase, giving the protein MQELTPTNIVERLDLLTEVSVALGDGHDIGTFLDRILKVAKSMTHADGGTLYRPSSDERSLCFHISLNDTLELYQGGASGNTIDLPPIPLYDQYGNKNLASVAAYAANFHQSVNIADVYQADVFNFSGMRSFDQTFGYRSKSILTVPMTNHEGELVGVLQLINARDRDTGEIGAFSDTDQRFIEALAAQAAVALTNQQLVVQMEQLLEALVNLINIGIDEKSPYTGRHCQFVPELTMMLAEAVHDTGIGPMASFRMSDRDRRELWLAGLLHDCGKITTPVHVVDKATKLETIFDRIHMIDTRFEVLLRDAEIRALRAQCEPDANRAAIADRLASEQARLRLDRDFLRHANVGSEGMSPEDQERVRRIAAYRWTGPDGVERDFLDDDEVRNLTVRFGTLNDDERKIINNHIVVTIRMLESLPWPKHLKNVPEYAGGHHERMDGKGYPRGLTREQMSVQARVMAIADIFEALTARDRPYKKGKTLSESLHILGKFALNGHIDPDLFDIFVRQKVYLKFARKNLDASQIDHVDEAAIPGYTP; this is encoded by the coding sequence ATGCAAGAGCTCACCCCGACCAATATCGTAGAGCGGCTCGACCTGCTCACGGAGGTCAGCGTCGCCCTCGGTGACGGCCACGACATCGGCACCTTCCTCGACCGCATCCTGAAGGTTGCCAAGAGCATGACGCACGCGGACGGCGGCACGCTGTACCGCCCGAGCAGCGACGAGCGCAGCCTGTGCTTCCATATCTCGCTGAACGACACGCTGGAACTCTACCAGGGCGGCGCCAGCGGCAACACGATCGACCTGCCGCCGATCCCGCTGTACGACCAGTACGGCAACAAGAACCTCGCGTCGGTGGCGGCCTATGCGGCCAACTTTCACCAGTCCGTGAACATCGCCGACGTGTACCAGGCCGACGTCTTCAATTTCTCGGGCATGCGTTCGTTCGACCAGACGTTCGGCTACCGATCGAAGTCGATCCTGACGGTGCCGATGACGAACCACGAGGGCGAACTGGTCGGCGTGCTCCAGCTGATCAACGCCCGGGACCGGGACACCGGCGAGATCGGCGCGTTCTCCGACACCGACCAGCGCTTCATCGAGGCGCTCGCGGCCCAGGCGGCCGTCGCGCTCACGAACCAGCAGCTCGTCGTGCAGATGGAGCAGCTGCTGGAAGCCCTCGTCAACCTGATCAACATCGGCATCGACGAAAAATCGCCGTACACGGGCCGCCACTGCCAGTTCGTGCCGGAGCTGACGATGATGCTGGCCGAGGCCGTGCACGACACGGGCATCGGCCCGATGGCGTCGTTCCGCATGAGCGACCGCGACCGCCGCGAACTGTGGCTGGCCGGCCTGCTGCACGACTGCGGCAAGATCACGACGCCGGTCCACGTCGTCGACAAGGCGACCAAGCTCGAGACGATCTTCGACCGCATCCACATGATCGACACGCGCTTCGAGGTGCTGCTGCGCGACGCCGAGATCCGCGCGCTGCGCGCGCAATGCGAACCGGACGCGAACCGCGCGGCGATCGCCGACCGACTCGCGTCCGAGCAGGCGCGCCTGCGGCTTGATCGCGACTTCCTGCGCCACGCCAACGTGGGCAGCGAAGGCATGTCGCCGGAGGACCAGGAGCGCGTGCGCCGTATCGCCGCATACCGCTGGACGGGGCCGGACGGCGTCGAACGCGACTTCCTCGACGACGACGAGGTGCGCAACCTGACCGTACGCTTTGGTACACTCAACGACGACGAACGCAAGATCATCAACAACCACATCGTCGTGACGATCCGCATGCTCGAATCCCTGCCCTGGCCGAAGCACCTCAAGAACGTCCCGGAATACGCCGGCGGCCACCACGAGCGCATGGACGGCAAGGGCTATCCGCGCGGCCTCACGCGCGAGCAGATGTCCGTGCAGGCGCGCGTGATGGCCATCGCCGACATCTTCGAGGCCCTGACGGCGCGCGACCGCCCGTACAAGAAGGGCAAGACGCTGTCCGAATCGCTGCACATCCTCGGCAAGTTCGCCCTCAACGGCCACATCGACCCGGACCTGTTCGACATCTTCGTACGCCAGAAGGTGTACCTGAAATTCGCGCGCAAGAATCTGGATGCGTCGCAGATCGACCATGTCGACGAAGCGGCGATCCCGGGCTATACGCCGTGA